The following are from one region of the Corylus avellana chromosome ca1, CavTom2PMs-1.0 genome:
- the LOC132187474 gene encoding RNA polymerase II degradation factor 1-like isoform X2, translated as MDFSSYDYHQYQRQPQSQQQQQQQQQQQQQQQEAYDSSQIQPTYDYSSYYSYAHQYDQTYPYYPSSHEYGNTSSYTQQNQPQFQQGEEPTTSIHPPGVPVPPQQPTHLQSQQNAYYPPQGAVENQQQLNPATARAVARLSQLTQFAGNLHPTIGHSPYRGRGRRGGRPFRGGGRGHVGARPDGSAPPFRGRGRGQGGGRHFSPHGAAMTTTTSSAPAEGEAALVQPPSASVSGQAPLPVPAQVPAASFLPPPRMAWCELCRVDCNTPEILEQHKNGKRHKKNLQKHEELQRLNKVITGQQNVQMPNSELKPEVVQSEKVEEFQEKQPPPENLTSEAVITDDNRNETEQETDTVGNSEVLAEPQKKRQDHFAARGRGLKRNMRGGRGGKYMRTNEGARRPVKPSKSKQRMDKQGLKQSTLLTLLLHQLPEHLKSNSKVLMTPRSFWLSC; from the exons ATGGATTTCTCCTCTTATGACTACCACCAATACCAACGACAACCACAatctcaacaacaacaacaacagcagcagcagcaacaacaacaacaacaagaagcTTATGATTCATCACAAATTCAACCCACCTACGATTACTCATCCTACTACTCCTACGCTCACCAATATGACCAAACTTACCCTTATTACCCTTCTTCCCATGAATACGGCAACACCAGTTCTTATACCCAACAAAATCAGCCCCAATTCCAGCAAGGAGAGGAACCCACTACTTCCATTCACCCTCCAGGGGTCCCAGTACCGCCCCAGCAGCCGACCCATTTGCAGAGCCAGCAGAATGCGTATTACCCACCACAAGGGGCTGTGGAGAATCAGCAACAACTGAATCCGGCTACGGCCCGGGCGGTGGCGAGGCTGTCGCAGCTTACGCAGTTCGCTGGGAATCTGCACCCTACG ATTGGGCATTCTCCATATAGAGGTAGAGGTAGAAGGGGAGGTAGGCCCTTCAGAGGGGGTGGTCGGGGCCATGTTGGCGCAAGACCAGATGGCTCAGCACCCCCTTTTCGTGGCAGGGGACGTGGCCAGGGTGGTGGTAGGCACTTCTCACCACATGGTGCTGCAATGACTACAACTACATCATCTGCACCAGCTGAAGGTGAAGCTGCTTTAGTGCAGCCACCTTCAGCATCGGTTTCTGGGCAGGCACCATTACCTGTACCAGCACAAGTGCCTGCTGCTTCATTCTTGCCACCTCCCCGTATGGCATGGTGTGAACTTTGTAGGGTTGACTGCAATACTCCGGAAATCCTTGAGCAGCATAAGAATGGAAAGCGACATAAAAAGAATTTGCAAAAACATGAGGAGTTGCAGAGACTCAACAAAGTCATTACTGGACAGCAGAATGTGCAAATGCCCAATTCTGAATTGAAACCTGAAGTTGTTCAGTCTGAAAAGGTTGAGGAATTTCAGGAAAAACAACCCCCTCCTGAAAATCTAACCTCTGAAGCTGTTATTACTGATGACAATAGAAATGAAACAGAGCAGGAGACAGATACTGTAGGGAATTCTGAAGTCTTAGCCGAACCTCAGAAGAAACGCCAGGATCACTTTGCAGCTCGGGGGCGTGGTTTGAAGCGAAACATGAGAGGGGGCCGAGGAGGTAAGTATATGAGAACTAATGAAGGAGCAAGAAGGCCAGTTAAGCCCTCCAAATCAAAACAG CGCATGGACAAGCAGGGCCTCAAGCAGTCTACCCTCCTAACTTTATTGCTCCATCAACTTCCGGAACACCTCAAGTCCAACAGCAAGGTGTTAATGACCCCCAGGTCCTTTTGGCTCAGCTGTTGA
- the LOC132187457 gene encoding protein transport protein SEC16B homolog — translation MASTPFEVEDQTDEDFFDRLVNDEIDCTGSGASAVQNDVVDEAEALSNLSIAEVDATGVDSGGNIGIGVDGEMGLDDLVVSAPLDASEDTMFGKESDSLTSGNANESNSVIGRESISSLPSNTNEGSEVGIGEEGALDSTVGKNSSPSGMGMKLVQWSSFGSEMDAGSGGVGSYSDFFSEMEDNSGGPFTSVANMGKSGTESNVVDDVLENPVADLGASSYGQHQEGQYYGVGTGQHVNSEDLSNSHYLENLYPGWKYDANTGQWYQLEGNDANANTTANIDTNANANARAMSDEVLSDHVVGAYYQQQIGQAQSVVGTVAEGYTAGSVSHQNQLSQGTMQYPAHMVFDPQYPGWYYDTITNEWKLLESDIPTSNQLKSVDNNQQYLSQNVENHGSQSVVSQEHAANWDGSVSTYNQQSVNMWQTQNVSKNDAIGFNGNKKLGNHYSSVSHLTDSVNQQSRFNSVGSLVQYEQSNQSVDGSNKVLGFQSFIPNDHFPQHQSQAKKELNQLMHFIPAHLDSQKPVIFSQQPLQSGTQFSYAPSEERSSAGRPPHALVTFGFGGKLVVMKDNSSFSTNSYGSQDSVGGAINVLNLMEVVMDENDSSSFGWGVRDYFHALCQQSFPGPLVGGNVGNRELNKWIDEKIANFESPHTDYRNAEVLSLLFSLLKIVCQYYGKIRSPFGTDQALMESDCPESAVAKLFASAKRKSEYGALAWCLQNLPSEAQIQATALEVQSLLVSGRKKEALQCAQEGQLWGPALVLASQLGDQFYGDTVKKMALNQFIAGSPLRTLCLLTAGQPADVFSSATTGSSLPGSVDTYQQPAKIGANRMLDEWEENLAIITANRTKDDELVIIYLGDCLWKEHGEITAAHICYLVAEANFEPYSDGARLCLIGANHWKFPRTYASPEAIQRTELYEYSKVLGNSQFLLLPFQPYKLIYAYMLAEVGKVADALKYCQAILKSLKTGRVPEVDMTRQLASSLEERIRTHQQGGYGTNLAPTKLVGKLLTFFDSTAHRVVGGLPPPVPSTSNNSAQHNEHAHQPGALKVSNSQSTMGMSSLMPSVSMEPISEWTGENKMPNRSISEPDFGRALRKADSSKETNSSGMQQKASSSGGSSRFGRFGSQLFQKTVGLVLRSRPDRQAKLGETNRFYYDEKLKRWVEEGAEPPAEEPVLLPPPTTASFQNGMQDYNMKDAQKTGVFHSDNGQETKSPLSSERNSGIPPIPPSSNQFSARGRIGVHSRYVDTFNKGGGSPSNLFPSPAIAAVKPRGGSNPNFFIPSPVVAVEQTVQNPGESILETTVSNDNPPLYKEDSFSSQRSSTSSSMSLQRFPSVDNIVQKRTGPMANGNSLAPPPSRRVASWSGSLSDPSMMTAAKPLGGEVLRVSPSLYRPDDPSPNRNSSRDDLHEVEL, via the exons ATGGCGTCTACTCCATTTGAGGTGGAGGATCAGACGGACGAGGATTTTTTTGATAGATTGGTTAATGATGAGATTGACTGTACTGGATCTGGGGCTAGTGCTGTGCAGAATGATGTAGTAGATGAGGCAGAAGCGCTATCTAATCTAAGCATTGCCGAAGTGGATGCCACCGGAGTAGACTCTGGTGGCAATATTGGTATTGGGGTTGATGGTGAAATGGGTCTGGATGATCTGGTTGTGTCTGCACCCTTGGATGCCAGTGAGGACACTATGTTTGGTAAAGAGAGCGATTCATTGACGTCTGGAAATGCAAATGAGTCTAACAGTGTAATTGGCAGAGAGAGCATTTCATCACTACCTAGTAATACAAATGAGGGTAGTGAAGTGGGGATAGGGGAGGAAGGTGCATTGGATAGTACAGTGGGTAAGAATAGCTCGCCTTCAGGTATGGGCATGAAATTGGTTCAATGGAGTTCATTTGGCTCGGAGATGGATGCTGGCAGTGGTGGAGTTGGTTCGTACTCAGATTTCTTTAGTGAAATGGAAGATAACTCTGGAGGCCCATTTACGAGTGTGGCGAATATGGGCAAGTCAGGTACAGAATCTAATGTTGTGGATGATGTTTTGGAAAACCCAGTTGCTGATTTGGGGGCCTCGAGTTATGGGCAACATCAAGAAGGCCAATACTATGGGGTGGGTACGGGGCAGCATGTAAATAGTGAGGATTTGAGTAACAGTCATTATTTGGAAAATCTTTATCCTGGGTGGAAGTATGATGCGAACACTGGGCAATGGTATCAGTTGGAGGGTAATGATGCAAATGCAAACACAACCGCAAACATTGATACTAATGCGAATGCAAATGCTCGTGCAATGAGTGATGAGGTTCTTTCAGACCATGTGGTGGGTGCTTATTATCAGCAGCAAATAGGTCAGGCACAGTCTGTTGTTGGAACTGTGGCTGAGGGCTATACAGCTGGCAGTGTCTCTCACCAGAATCAGCTATCTCAAGGAACTATGCAATACCCAGCTCATATGGTGTTTGATCCCCAGTATCCTGGGTGGTACTATGACACAATCACTAATGAATGGAAATTGTTGGAATCTGATATTCCAACTTCAAATCAGTTAAAAAGCGTAGATAATAATCAGCAATATCTAAGCCAGAACGTTGAGAATCATGGGTCACAAAGTGTAGTTAGTCAAGAACATGCTGCAAACTGGGATGGTTCTGTGAGCACTTACAATCAGCAAAGTGTGAATATGTGGCAAACTCAGAATGTTTCCAAGAATGATGCAATTGGATTCaatggaaataaaaaattagggaacCATTACAGTTCGGTCAGCCATTTAACTGATTCTGTGAATCAACAATCGAGGTTCAATTCTGTTGGATCACTTGTTCAATACGAACAGTCAAATCAGAGTGTTGATGGTAGCAATAAAGTTTTGGGGTTTCAAAGCTTTATTCCTAATGACCATTTTCCCCAGCATCAAAGTCAGGCCAAGAAGGAGCTAAATCAACTTATGCATTTCATACCTGCTCACTTGGATAGTCAGAAACCAGTAATTTTTTCACAACAGCCGCTCCAGAGTGGGACGCAGTTCTCTTATGCACCCAGTGAGGAGAGGTCATCTGCAGGACGACCTCCACATGCTCTAGTTACTTTTGGATTTGGTGGAAAACTTGTAGTCATGAAAGATAATAGTTCCTTTAGCACAAACTCCTATGGGAGCCAG GACTCGGTAGGAGGTGCGATTAACGTTCTCAACTTGATGGAAGTTGTCATGGACGAAAATGATTCTTCAAGCTTTGGATGGGGTGTCCGTGATTATTTCCATGCATTGTGCCAGCAATCTTTTCCTGGTCCTTTGGTTGGTGGCAATGTTGGAAATAGGGAGTTAAACAAATGGATTGATGAAAAGATTGCTAACTTCGAATCTCCACACACAGATTACAGGAATGCCGAAGTTTTAAGCTTGCTTTTTTCTTTGCTGAAAATAGTGTGCCAATATTATGGAAAAATTCGATCACCCTTTGGCACTGACCAAGCATTGATG gAAAGTGATTGTCCTGAGTCGGCTGTTGCTAAGCTCTTTGCTTCTGCCAAAAGAAAAAGCGAGTATGGTGCACTTGCATGGTGCTTGCAGAACTTGCCTTCTGAAGCACAGATTCAG GCTACTGCTCTTGAGGTACAGAGTCTTCTTGTCTCTGGTAGGAAGAAAGAGGCTTTGCAATGTGCACAGGAAGGCCAATTGTGGGGACCAGCACTTGTTCTTGCATCTCAGCTTGGTGATCAG TTTTATGGTGATACTGTGAAGAAAATGGCACTTAACCAGTTCATAGCTGGATCGCCATTGCGGACTTTGTGCCTGCTTACTGCTGGGCAGCCTGCAGATGTGTTTTCTAGTGCCACTACTGGTAGCAGCTTACCTGGTTCTGTGGATACGTATCAACAGCCAGCCAAG ATTGGGGCTAACCGCATGCTAGATGAATGGGAAGAGAATTTAGCCATCATAACTGCAAACAGAACGAAAGATGATGAGCTTGTCATCATTTATCTTGGAGATTGCCTATGGAAGGAGCACGGGGAG ATTACTGCTGCACACATATGTTATTTAGTAGCAGAAGCCAATTTTGAACCATATTCAGATGGTGCAAGACTTTGTCTTATTGGTGCAAATCATTGGAAATTTCCACGTACATATGCTAGTCCTGAGGCTATTCAG AGGACAGAATTATATGAGTACTCGAAGGTGCTCGGTAATTCTCAATTTCTCCTCCTACCTTTCCAGCCATATAAGCTTATATATGCCTACATGCTTGCTGAAGTTGGAAAAGTTGCAGATGCTCTGAA gTACTGCCAAGCGATTTTGAAGTCTCTAAAGACTGGTAGAGTACCAGAAGTGGATATGACCAGACAATTAGCATCTTCTCTTGAGGAGCGGATTAGAACCCACCAGCAG GGTGGTTATGGCACAAATTTGGCTCCAACCAAACTGGTTGGTAAATTGCTTACCTTCTTTGATAGTACTGCTCATCGTGTTGTTGGGGGCCTACCTCCACCTGTACCTTCAACATCCAATAACAGTGCTCAACATAATGAACATGCTCATCAACCAGGAGCCCTGAAAGTATCTAACAGTCAATCAACAATGGGAATGTCTTCATTAATGCCTTCAGTTTCGATGGAACCCATAAGTGAATGGACTGGTGAGAACAAAATGCCTAACAGAAGCATCTCAGAGCCAGACTTTGGGAGAGCACTTAGAAAG GCTGATTCATCCAAGGAAACAAACTCTTCTGGTATGCAACAGAAGGCATCGTCATCAGGTGGGTCATCTCGTTTTGGTCGTTTTGGCTCACAGCTATTCCAAAAGACGGTGGGATTGGTCTTAAGATCCCGACCAGACCGACAG GCTAAATTGGGTGAGACAAATAGATTCTATTATGATGAAAAGCTTAAGCGATGGGTTGAGGAAGGTGCTGAACCTCCAGCTGAGGAGCCTGTGTTACTACCTCCACCAACAACTGCATCTTTTCAGAATGGAATGCAAGATTACAACATGAAAGATGCACAAAAAACGGGAGTTTTTCACTCAGATAATGGGCAAGAAACTAAAAGCCCACTCTCTTCTGAACGGAATTCTGGGATCCCACCCATTCCACCTAGTTCAAACCAGTTCTCTGCACGTGGGCGGATAGGTGTTCACTCAAG GTATGTTGACACATTCAACAAGGGTGGTGGGAGTCCATCAAACTTGTTTCCGTCACCAGCTATTGCAGCAGTTAAACCTAGGGGTGGTTCCAATCCCAACTTTTTCATCCCCTCTCCAGTCGTTGCTGTTGAACAGACGGTTCAAAACCCAGGAGAAAGCATTCTAGAGACTACTGTGAGCAATGACAACCCCCCTTTATATAAGGAGGATTCATTCTCTTCGCAAAGATCATCAACTTCATCATCAATGAGTCTGCAGCGTTTTCCTAGCGTTGATAACATCGTACAAAAGAGAACAGGACCAATGGCTAATGGCAATAGCTTAGCTCCCCCTCCCTCCCGGCGTGTGGCATCGTGGAGTGGAAGCCTTAGTGATCCTTCAATGATGACTGCAGCAAAACCTCTAGGAGGAGAAGTGCTCAGGGTGTCGCCGTCTTTGTATAGGCCTGATGATCCTTCGCCAAATCGTAATAGTTCTAGGGATGATCTTCATGAAGTTGAACTTTGA